CGCTGTCGCCGATCCTGCTGGTGCGCGGTGACATCGTGTCGGGTGTTCCGCTGCAGATCGCCGACGGCTATCACCGCGTCTGCGCGAGCTATCACTCCGATGAGAACACCGATATTCCGGTGATCCTGGCCCGACTGACCCACCAGCAGTAGCGCTTCCGGCGAGTGCTTGAGTGTCCTTGTGATAGAGATCCAGACTGTTGGTTCGGTGCGGGTGTTGACCCTGTCGTCGGGGCGCGTCAACGCCCTCGATGTGGACGTGCTCGAAGAGCTGACCCGAACCTTTCGCGAAGTGCAGGAGTCGGGCAACGGTCCGCTGGTCGTCACCGGCGCCGGCCGGGTGTTTTCCGCCGGGGTCGACCTGAACCGCGTGGTCGAGGGCGGCCGTGACTACACCGATCGGCTGGTTCCGGCGCTGTCTGACGCGTTCGACGCGCTGTTCAACTTTCCGTGGCCGACCGTGGCCGCCATCAACGGCGCCGCGATCGCCGGCGGGTGTGTGCTGGCGTGTGCCTGCGATCGCCGGCTGATCGGACTCGAAGCCGGTATCGGTGCGGCCGAGGTTCGCGTCGGTGTCTCATTCCCGGTCGCCGCGCTGGAAGTGATGCGTTATGCCTGCGGGGACCGCACCGAGGAAGTGCTGCTCGGCGCCCGCACCTACAAGGGGCCCGACGCGATCGCCCGTGGGCTGGCCCACCGCATCGTCACCGACGACCTGATCGAGGCTGCGGTCGGCGAGGCCGCCGAGCTTGGCGAGCTGCCGGTCGAGGCCTATCGCGA
The Mycobacterium sp. 050128 genome window above contains:
- a CDS encoding enoyl-CoA hydratase/isomerase family protein encodes the protein MRVLTLSSGRVNALDVDVLEELTRTFREVQESGNGPLVVTGAGRVFSAGVDLNRVVEGGRDYTDRLVPALSDAFDALFNFPWPTVAAINGAAIAGGCVLACACDRRLIGLEAGIGAAEVRVGVSFPVAALEVMRYACGDRTEEVLLGARTYKGPDAIARGLAHRIVTDDLIEAAVGEAAELGELPVEAYRDTKAQLRAPAVARIRQGAATDADVRQLWGSDETQQRLAAYVEGLKRRD